A single window of Bradyrhizobium daqingense DNA harbors:
- a CDS encoding IS5-like element ISBj5_B family transposase has product MRPKKHKTTGSNDLFRARLDQIINMKHELVLLAGKVDWDWIDGEIAPLYSENGRPGIETRFMIGLLLLKHIYGLSDEEVCERWVHDPYFQFFTGEEFFQHTFPHERSDLSHWRKRLGDKLELLLAESLRVAHEAGALRSQDLKRVTVDTTVQPKAITFPTDAKLLHAAIKGLNRLAIRHGVRLRQSYARIAKAAAMMAGRYAHAKQFRRHQRQLRILRSRLGRIIRDIRRKIEGQPALEQAFALPLGRATQIRSQQQRQRGWKLYSFHAPEVECIGKGKASAPYEFGVKASIVTNNRRAPGGLFVLHASALPDNPYDGHTLRDVIDRTETLTGCPIERAYVDKGYRGHDAQNPRRVFISGQKRGVFGVIKRELRRRSAIEPIIGHLKAEGHLGRCYLKGRAGDAANVVLSAVGHNFRRILAWLRYLLCLFLAQLWRTLARPASINPAS; this is encoded by the coding sequence ATGCGGCCGAAGAAGCACAAGACGACGGGATCGAACGATCTGTTCCGGGCTCGGCTCGACCAGATCATCAATATGAAGCACGAGCTGGTTCTGCTCGCCGGCAAGGTCGATTGGGACTGGATCGACGGCGAGATCGCGCCGCTCTACAGCGAGAACGGCAGGCCCGGGATCGAGACGCGCTTCATGATCGGTCTGCTGTTGCTCAAGCACATTTACGGGCTGTCCGATGAGGAGGTGTGCGAGCGCTGGGTCCATGACCCATACTTCCAGTTCTTCACCGGGGAAGAGTTCTTTCAGCACACGTTCCCGCACGAGCGCTCGGACCTGAGCCATTGGCGCAAGCGGCTTGGCGACAAGCTGGAGTTGCTGCTGGCCGAGAGCTTGCGGGTAGCGCACGAGGCCGGTGCATTACGCAGCCAGGACCTCAAGCGGGTTACGGTCGACACCACGGTGCAGCCGAAGGCCATCACCTTTCCGACCGATGCCAAGCTGCTGCATGCGGCCATCAAGGGGCTCAACCGCCTGGCGATCAGGCACGGCGTCAGGCTGCGGCAATCCTATGCTCGCATCGCCAAGGCCGCCGCGATGATGGCCGGCCGCTACGCCCATGCCAAACAGTTCAGGCGGCATCAGCGGCAGTTGCGTATCCTGCGTAGCCGGCTGGGCCGGATCATCCGCGACATCCGCCGCAAGATCGAAGGCCAGCCAGCACTGGAGCAGGCGTTCGCCCTCCCGCTCGGCCGGGCCACGCAGATCCGCTCGCAGCAGCAGCGCCAGCGCGGCTGGAAGCTCTATTCCTTCCATGCCCCGGAAGTGGAGTGCATCGGCAAGGGCAAGGCCAGCGCGCCTTACGAGTTCGGCGTGAAGGCCTCCATCGTCACCAACAACCGCCGGGCTCCCGGTGGCCTGTTCGTGCTGCACGCCAGCGCACTGCCCGACAACCCCTACGACGGTCACACCTTGCGGGACGTCATTGACCGCACCGAGACACTCACCGGCTGTCCGATCGAGCGGGCCTATGTCGACAAGGGATACCGCGGCCACGACGCACAAAATCCCCGTCGCGTCTTCATCTCCGGCCAGAAGCGCGGCGTTTTCGGTGTCATCAAGCGCGAGCTGCGCCGCCGCTCCGCCATCGAGCCCATCATCGGACACCTGAAGGCGGAAGGCCACCTCGGGCGCTGCTACCTCAAAGGCCGCGCCGGCGATGCCGCCAACGTCGTCCTCTCAGCCGTCGGACACAACTTCCGCCGCATCCTCGCCTGGCTGAGATATCTCTTGTGCCTGTTCCTGGCCCAGCTATGGCGCACGCTCGCCCGGCCAGCCTCGATCAATCCGGCTTCTTAA
- a CDS encoding anti-sigma factor family protein produces MNDRNIPITEDELHAYVDGELPAERRADVEAFLAANPDEAERVQSWRAMAEMLHARYDSVVQEPVPARLELERLERRPRQWLYGAAAAVLVAFVAGGTVGWVAHGAANAPSTFQSLTADALDAHRLYVVEVRHPVEVGGNERDHLQAWLTRRCGWTVFAPNLEASGLKLVGGRLLPGPNGPASFLMYEGASGERYTIYATKTESGATQMRYAKTDKDGALFWAERGVGYVVSGGGDRDRLTKVAQAVYDQAEKNGT; encoded by the coding sequence ATGAACGACCGCAACATTCCCATCACCGAAGACGAGCTGCACGCCTATGTCGACGGCGAGCTGCCGGCCGAACGTCGCGCCGATGTCGAGGCTTTTCTCGCCGCCAATCCCGATGAAGCCGAACGTGTGCAGTCCTGGCGCGCCATGGCCGAGATGCTGCACGCCCGTTACGATTCCGTCGTCCAGGAGCCGGTGCCGGCCCGGCTGGAGCTCGAGCGGCTGGAGCGCCGCCCGCGTCAGTGGCTCTACGGTGCCGCCGCGGCCGTGCTGGTTGCTTTCGTCGCCGGCGGCACCGTCGGCTGGGTCGCGCATGGCGCCGCCAACGCGCCCTCGACCTTCCAGAGCTTGACCGCGGACGCGCTCGACGCCCACCGCCTCTACGTCGTCGAGGTCCGCCACCCCGTCGAGGTCGGCGGCAACGAGCGCGACCACCTCCAGGCCTGGCTAACCCGGCGCTGCGGCTGGACCGTGTTCGCGCCGAACCTGGAGGCGAGCGGGTTGAAGCTCGTCGGCGGCCGGCTTCTGCCCGGGCCGAACGGTCCGGCCTCGTTCCTGATGTATGAGGGCGCCTCGGGCGAGCGGTACACGATCTACGCGACCAAGACCGAGAGCGGGGCGACGCAGATGCGCTATGCCAAAACGGACAAGGACGGCGCGCTGTTCTGGGCCGAGCGCGGTGTCGGCTACGTTGTCAGCGGCGGCGGCGACCGCGATCGGCTGACCAAGGTGGCGCAGGCGGTCTACGACCAGGCAGAGAAAAACGGCACCTGA
- a CDS encoding sigma-70 family RNA polymerase sigma factor produces MNAFRQSVEAMIPALRRYARALTRDADAADDLVQDTLVRALRSERLFLGGDVRSWLYTILTNLNKNRRRSLARRPQFMPLTDNNPDASGTEAEGRDIEKALATLVEEQRSVLLLVMLEGMSYREVADIQGVPIGTVMSRLARARAHVKASLEGERPALRRVK; encoded by the coding sequence ATGAATGCGTTTCGCCAGAGTGTGGAAGCCATGATCCCGGCGTTGCGCCGCTACGCTCGCGCGCTCACGCGCGACGCGGATGCGGCCGACGATCTGGTGCAGGATACGTTGGTGCGCGCGCTGCGCTCGGAGCGCCTGTTCCTCGGAGGCGACGTCAGGAGCTGGCTCTATACGATCCTGACCAACCTCAACAAGAACAGGCGGCGCTCGTTGGCGAGGCGGCCGCAATTCATGCCGCTGACGGACAACAATCCGGACGCCAGCGGGACCGAGGCCGAAGGCCGCGACATCGAGAAGGCGCTGGCCACCCTCGTCGAGGAGCAGCGGTCGGTGCTGCTGCTGGTGATGCTGGAGGGCATGAGCTATCGCGAGGTCGCCGACATCCAGGGCGTGCCGATCGGCACCGTGATGTCACGCCTGGCGCGCGCCCGCGCCCACGTCAAGGCGTCGCTGGAGGGCGAGCGCCCGGCGCTCAGGCGGGTGAAATGA